The genomic stretch TCCTTTTCTTAACAAATTGTTTATTATTCCATTTAGGTGAGGCAAGAGACTACTACAACTCTAACTCAATAGATAGATCGAAAATACATGACATGGACGTTATAAAACTACTAAGTCCTTAGTTTCTCAGCATACTAAGAACTTTGGGCTTACCTGGTCATCACATTAAATTGAAGATAGGAACTCCTATAATGCTAATGAGGAATCTTAATCAATCCAAAGGTTTGTGTAACAGAACACGTTTAATTGTGACTAAGATGGCGAACCATGTCCTTGAAGCTAGAATAATGGATGGTAAAGGTCACAAAAACATCATTTACATACCACGTATGGATATGTTACCATCACAATCTCCATGTCCATTTAAATTGAGTCGTAGATAATTTCCAATTATTGTCTCATATGCAATGAATTAGTATGAGAGTGTTAATTTATATTTCCTATTTCTTTGCCTGTTACTATTCTCATTTTCCTACATCTACTAACCATTACAATTATTATTGCAGTCCAAACCATGCAGTTGACTCATCTTTCCATTCTGATTAGATTTCAACAATTTTATGACAGGTAGATTACCACTCTTAAGGATTTGTAATTTAATCCGTCAGTTTTTTGTTTGTCATTTAATTAACGTTATTAGTCGATTGAACAATACAATGACAAATATCACATCTCCACCATTTGAAAGTTATGTTAATGAATTTATGGTACTGGTAAGTCTGACTTATATTGAGCAGAAATTTGGTTAGATGTATGTAGCACTATTAAATATTTGTTAATAACAATTAGCTATGCAGTTACTGTACTTTGAAGTTATTAATGATTATGGAATTTCAGTTAATGAATTTACTTTAGTTGGTTTTGTAGGTTATGTGTATTTGAAGGATATTTAATGATGATTACAAACTGAGACTGTTATTCGTTGTTTGGACTGAATTAAAGTTAGTGCAATTAGAATTAAGATATGGTTGCTTATAATGTTATCATTTAGGAATATTGAAATTACAAAGGCACAATAAGATTACATTTGTTTTTGTGACACTAAAAATTAACCATAAGGTTACAAATCCCCTCTAACAGGTGATGCCGTGCGAACACACGAGTTCCTTACTAGTTATAAATAAAATCAAACCCTTCAAAATCCTCTTTACCTAAAATTTTCAATTCTTTTCAATTAATTCTTTCTATTTTTCAAAATTCTCTCATCCTTATCCCTTTCCCTCCGAATTCTCAAACAAAGATTAAAGAGTCACTTTTAGAAAAGACACTTGCTGTTAGGAAGCTAGATTAAGAAACTCTCCAGCTGTATGGTCAAGTTAAGACCTGAACACTACTGACTCAATCGGAGTAAGCACAAATGGCAAGTATAAGAAGATATTTGCAAGTACAAGTAGACATGACTAAAAATTCATAGGACTTTCCTATTTTAAACTCTCACTTCTAGATATAGTACTTAGAAATTCTGAGTCATTTTAGATTTCTCTAATTTCTAAGTTATTAATAAACCTGTATGTGTATGTGATTCTTATTAAAAAACCTCTATAATAATATAATACAAGGAACTTAGTTCTAAAGCTCAAATATAAATTGCTGCCCAAAGCAAAAAAAAATGAACAAAGTACTAAACTTGGATCAGATTTAACAATGAACACATCCTCAAAAATAGATAAACAATACAAAACAATGCTCATTACAAgcaaattaattaattaatttgaaaTTGAAATTTCAGAACAAATAAAATCAAACACAAGATGAATTATTTTCACCAAGAAAAAAATAGTTTCTTGGGCATGTAGAAATAATAAAATTCATGCATTGAAGTCATCAAAAGAATTTTCTGGTACCCGTTGGTGCTGATGAATCATGTGGCTCCGGCCCTAATCTCAGCTCTAGGTCTAACTCCATTGAAGAATCTTGACCGGACAATAACAAACTCTCTTCTGTAGTAGAACTAGTAGTAGTTTTTTCTCCTTGAGTTTCACCTTGTGATGGCTGTGGTTGTGGCTTTTGCATTTCACTTTTTGTTGGTGATTCAGAAAAAAGTGGAAGCTGTTGTCTCACTTGAGTTACAACAGTTTCATCAACAACATCTCTACAAGGAGcatgatgttgttgatgttgttgatcttgttgttgagattgagACAGTGCAATATTAGACTTCAAGTTTGGTAATAACTTATTCACCTCTTGAATATCACTAGGATTTGCTTCAATATTTGAGGATTGTTGTTTGAGTTTCGCTTTGTCTTTTCTATGGATATTCATGTGCCCACCTAGTGCTTGTGCATTAGAGAAACCTCTCTTGCAGAAATTGCACTCATAGGACCTAAGGTTGATGGTAACTTGTTTTGCATCACCTTGATCatcaccaccaccaccaccagcATGTTCATATTGATCAGACTCCATTCAATGATTAATTTCTAGTAATTATGTAAAGATGAAGCAAGTAAAGTAAAACCATATATTATAATTTATAGAGATATTAATATTGCTAGCTAGATGGTCAACATAGGGAAATTATATATATGAGAAGTGGGACATATACTATGGCCTGCATTTCATCATTATACTATTGTATAGAATGGCATGAAATGAGAATGCAACTTCCTCAAGTACTTAGGACAAATTGAATAGAGGACAAAAATATAACTTGGTCATTGTATAGGGAAATTATTTTTGTCTCTTTGTTTCTTGGCTTCAACCTCTTTGCCTACACTAACATCAAATGTTGTCGCAGAGACACACAATGGTTTTTTGTTATGACAAAAGACACAATGATATCATCAGAGTTTTCATTAATATAATTATAGTTTAGGTTAATTAGTATAATAGTAATATAGTAGAGAACATTATGGTTTTTTTAGTGTAATTGTTATGGTAATGTATTCTCTGATTCTCCCCACCTGATTTGTCTCTTCTAAATTTAGTGTAATTGTTATACAACCGTTGTAAATATATGTGTCGCTAGATCACTTTGTGACCGTTTAAATAACCATTGTTCTTACCATTGCAAAAGTATTGCGACGATTTCAAATAGCCCTTACCTGTTTTTCAGCGACGATGTAACCGttgttaaaattattttttttgtttaaagAGTTTTGCAATAGTTTTTGATCGGCCTATGTATGCTTTTGCCAACGTTTAAAACCATTGCAAAATGCATGTTTTCTTTGTTGTTCGAACATTGCGACGGTTTATATCCATCGCAAGATTCTGTTCATAGTGTTTAAtaacatttttttatatatttcACATTAATTCAATTCTTATACCTTATTACATAACAATTAATTTTAAATTGGAGAGATCCGTCATGTTGAGGAAAAACTATAATAGATGATTTACACCCAATAATACACATCAAAATATCTAGAAGTGATTAAACATCAATAAACCAATACTTTTACAAACATTGTTGTTTTTTTTTGCTAAGGAACTTATGAAGATCTATAACAagataaaacaaaataaaagatGAACAACACTCAATCATTTCTATGATCACATGAAAAGCTCATAACCTAAtcttatattttttttattatggaTATTTAGGGTATGATCATATTGTTATAGATTCAAATGCTTAAGACAAGACAATTTTAACATGTCCGTTGGGAATCTTGGCATATAGAAGAATACCGTTCAACCTATGCAACGCTCGTGCCACATTTTAAAGGCCGATAAAGAAAAGATTGGTCATGAAAAT from Lathyrus oleraceus cultivar Zhongwan6 chromosome 7, CAAS_Psat_ZW6_1.0, whole genome shotgun sequence encodes the following:
- the LOC127104005 gene encoding transcriptional regulator TAC1-like — translated: MESDQYEHAGGGGGDDQGDAKQVTINLRSYECNFCKRGFSNAQALGGHMNIHRKDKAKLKQQSSNIEANPSDIQEVNKLLPNLKSNIALSQSQQQDQQHQQHHAPCRDVVDETVVTQVRQQLPLFSESPTKSEMQKPQPQPSQGETQGEKTTTSSTTEESLLLSGQDSSMELDLELRLGPEPHDSSAPTGTRKFF